The following proteins are encoded in a genomic region of Gottschalkia purinilytica:
- a CDS encoding XkdQ/YqbQ family protein, translated as MRIIYGNTNEQKDITEIVERITWTGDIKQVSRKLEITIPVSSTDFFFPKVNFGLGVIEVLQMLDDNGQEVFWGYIFNQSKDNQSKTLVAYDPLVYLTKSKMSKSYKNITAEDITRSVCNHLGVIPGNIAPTRINQNLLALQQTGYETIMMAYTNASKQNGKKYMPRINKGKLDVIEKGTIVAKKELDSREDIMSSQYSESIENMINQIVITDDKGNVINYSSNTEWIKNYGLLQEIYQKEDEKDPNIVAKNMLNDIEREASVEALGYMDCMAGNAVKIRDSSTGLVGLFYIDNDTHTFENGQHTMSLGLNFENIMDEKEDKDEK; from the coding sequence GTGAGAATAATATACGGGAATACGAATGAACAAAAAGACATTACAGAAATAGTAGAAAGAATTACATGGACAGGAGATATAAAGCAAGTATCTAGAAAACTAGAAATAACAATACCAGTCTCATCAACTGATTTCTTTTTTCCTAAAGTGAACTTTGGACTAGGAGTTATAGAAGTTTTACAAATGTTAGACGATAATGGGCAAGAGGTATTTTGGGGATATATTTTTAATCAAAGTAAAGATAATCAAAGTAAAACTTTAGTGGCATATGACCCTTTAGTATATTTAACAAAATCTAAAATGTCTAAGAGCTATAAGAACATTACAGCAGAAGATATAACAAGATCGGTATGTAATCATCTGGGAGTAATTCCAGGTAATATAGCACCAACTAGAATAAATCAAAATCTTCTAGCATTACAGCAAACAGGATATGAAACAATAATGATGGCTTATACTAATGCTTCAAAACAAAACGGTAAAAAATACATGCCTAGAATAAATAAAGGAAAGCTAGATGTTATAGAAAAAGGAACTATTGTTGCAAAGAAGGAGTTAGATAGTAGAGAAGATATCATGAGTTCTCAGTATTCAGAGTCAATAGAAAACATGATAAATCAAATTGTTATAACTGATGATAAAGGAAATGTTATAAACTACTCTAGTAATACTGAATGGATAAAAAATTATGGACTCTTGCAAGAAATATATCAAAAAGAAGATGAAAAAGATCCTAATATAGTAGCTAAAAATATGCTAAATGATATAGAAAGAGAAGCTAGTGTTGAGGCACTAGGATATATGGATTGTATGGCAGGAAATGCTGTTAAGATTAGAGATAGTTCAACTGGGTTAGTTGGGCTTTTTTATATTGACAATGATACACATACTTTTGAAAACGGACAACACACTATGAGTTTAGGTTTAAACTTTGAAAATATTATGGATGAAAAGGAGGACAAAGATGAGAAATAA
- a CDS encoding phage tail assembly chaperone has translation MSDLIKALLEIDKSKLVRPTKKVKAKRLSELAGKEVIITVQALTPSEEKDINDKAFKIGKKNKIDFDTELNKKLTLIKGISDLNLLDKELQKHFGATNSHDLIDKLFLPGEQESIYEAIKELSGYDEDTIEEIKN, from the coding sequence ATGAGTGATTTAATAAAAGCATTATTAGAAATAGATAAAAGTAAATTAGTAAGACCTACAAAAAAAGTAAAGGCTAAAAGACTATCTGAATTAGCAGGAAAAGAAGTTATCATAACTGTGCAAGCACTTACACCTAGCGAGGAAAAAGATATAAATGATAAAGCTTTCAAAATAGGAAAGAAAAACAAAATAGACTTTGATACAGAATTAAATAAAAAACTAACTCTAATCAAAGGAATATCTGATCTTAATTTATTAGATAAGGAGCTTCAAAAACACTTTGGGGCTACAAATTCTCATGACTTAATTGATAAGTTATTTTTACCAGGTGAACAGGAAAGTATTTATGAAGCAATAAAGGAATTATCGGGATATGATGAGGATACTATTGAAGAAATAAAAAACTAG
- a CDS encoding LysM peptidoglycan-binding domain-containing protein, whose protein sequence is MEFWITFNNKEHKLQLPIPPSEFEISEGLNNTTVNINEIGEINLIGNRNLSTISISSFWPNQLYSFCQYAPIIKPYEFIKTIKMFKSSGKPCRLIITDTDINIPVTIENFTYGERDGTGDVYFTLEFKEYRFINTNTSNSTSTVQTTVTRTVEKEIPKQYTVKKGDTLWAISKTIYGDGSKWNIIAQKNNIKDPKKLAIGTRLVV, encoded by the coding sequence ATGGAATTTTGGATAACTTTTAATAATAAAGAACACAAACTACAACTTCCTATTCCTCCTTCTGAGTTTGAAATAAGCGAAGGATTAAATAATACAACTGTCAATATTAACGAAATAGGAGAAATAAACTTAATAGGAAATAGGAATTTATCAACTATATCAATATCTAGTTTTTGGCCTAATCAACTGTATTCTTTTTGTCAGTATGCACCAATTATAAAACCATATGAATTTATTAAAACTATAAAAATGTTTAAATCATCAGGAAAGCCTTGTAGGTTAATAATAACTGATACAGATATAAATATACCAGTAACCATAGAAAACTTTACTTATGGAGAAAGAGATGGAACAGGAGATGTGTATTTTACCTTAGAGTTCAAAGAATATAGGTTTATTAATACTAATACCTCGAATTCAACAAGTACAGTTCAAACTACAGTAACTAGAACTGTAGAAAAGGAAATTCCCAAACAATATACAGTTAAAAAAGGAGATACTCTCTGGGCAATATCTAAAACAATATATGGTGATGGTAGTAAGTGGAATATAATAGCTCAAAAGAATAACATCAAAGATCCTAAAAAGTTAGCTATAGGAACAAGGTTGGTGGTTTAG
- a CDS encoding DUF2577 family protein translates to MRNNPYSEILSIMREQADVNNIKPINLATVTSSSPLKIKVLGLEIDSSNILIGDHIEKEKPLLVGDRVVVALMSDMQTFTILARVINR, encoded by the coding sequence ATGAGAAATAACCCATATTCAGAAATATTAAGCATAATGAGAGAACAAGCAGATGTTAACAATATTAAACCTATAAATTTAGCTACAGTTACATCATCAAGTCCGTTAAAAATAAAAGTTTTAGGGCTAGAAATAGATAGTAGCAATATTTTAATAGGAGATCATATAGAAAAAGAAAAACCATTACTTGTAGGGGATCGTGTTGTTGTAGCCTTAATGTCGGATATGCAGACTTTTACTATTTTAGCTAGGGTGATAAATAGATGA
- a CDS encoding phage tail tube protein, translating to MTLNPNRVVSGTFGSVWMDGEYAEECFGLEARIEINKEEVPICGRIMQGHKMMGASGTGTIRFHKVNSRMAKKLSDALKTGYNPEIEILSELNDPASYGAERVLIKGITFDDLTLANWEANARGEIECPFTFMDWEYLDTVDPA from the coding sequence ATGACGTTAAATCCTAATAGAGTTGTCTCAGGAACATTTGGAAGTGTATGGATGGATGGAGAGTATGCAGAAGAATGTTTTGGATTAGAAGCTAGGATAGAGATAAATAAAGAAGAAGTACCTATATGTGGAAGGATAATGCAGGGGCATAAAATGATGGGGGCTTCTGGAACTGGTACGATAAGGTTTCATAAAGTAAATTCACGAATGGCTAAGAAATTAAGTGATGCATTAAAAACAGGATATAATCCAGAAATCGAGATACTAAGCGAATTAAACGACCCTGCAAGTTATGGCGCTGAAAGAGTTCTTATAAAAGGGATAACATTCGATGATCTTACTTTGGCTAACTGGGAGGCTAACGCAAGGGGAGAAATAGAATGTCCTTTTACATTTATGGATTGGGAATACTTAGATACAGTAGACCCTGCATAG